AGCTCGAGGAAGGCCACGAACTCCCGGCTGCGGTGCCGGTCTTCCACGGTGGCCAGGATTTCACCGGTCAACAGATCAATCCCGGCCAGGAGACTCACCGTCCCAAAGCGTTTGTACTCGGAATCCCGCTGGAAAGTGGGGTGGGTACCGGGACAGGGAGGCAGATCCTCACTGGTGCTGCCGATGGCCTGGAGTCCGGGTTTTTCGTCATAGGAGAGATACGCTCCCAGTGGCTGCTCCTCCCCCTGGGCGATCAACTGGACGGTGTGGTACACATGGAGCACTTCAGCCATTTTCCGGTCGAACTCGGGGTCCCGTTTCTCCAGGTAGTAGCGGATGCGATGGGGCTTGACCTGGTAGCGGGAGAGGATCTTGGAGACGGTCCCCCGGGCGATGTGTTCCAGGCTGGGATGACCCGCTGCCCGGCAGTGGGCGCGGATGTGGTCGGCCAGGAGCCGGGTGGTCCACAGTTCGAAGCTGTACCCCAGATCCTTGGGTTTCTGACAAGCCAAAGACACCACCCAGGCCCGGGCCTCAGGGGTGATGGAGGGTGGTTTACCGGGACGGGGCAGATCGTCCAGGGCCCGCTCCATACCCAGCTCCAGGGCCTTGTTGATGGTCCGCTCCACCTTCACCCGGTTGGTGCGCAAGGTGCGGGCTATGGCGGAGATGGTGTCTCCCCGGTAATAGCTCAGGAGTATTGTCGCTCGTTCCACCCGCTGATGAGGTTCGGTACGGGAGCGGGTCAGTGTTTCCAACGTGTTCACCTGTTCCTCGCTTATTTTGAGTTTTGCTTTACGGCTGAGAAAAGGCATCGGACATATCCTCCTTGAGGTAGTATACAGGAAGGATATATCAAAGGGTTACATTATGCAATGTTATTTAGGAAACGATGTACTAGGTGGTATCGCCAAGGGATATCTGGTTGACGTACTGCAAGGACTCCCCAAGAGCCGCAGGGTCTTCTCGACCTTGATCAATGCCGGAGGAGCCGTGTATGCCCTGGAACGAGCTGCCCGGGTGGACATTTCTCATCTCCGTGAAGTAGATCTGATCGGAACAGTGGTTCTCAGCCCGTTCGACGGTTATCCGAATCCTTTTTCCGGCGTGATCGTGGCGTCCAAAACGACCACGGAGAGCGGCATTTTATTCACGGCTGTTTTGGCTGGAGGCCGTGGCGCATTCCGGCTGATAGTTGAGAGTTTTCCAAAGGTGGCTATTCTCGCTATGACAAATGATAGGACATTGATCATGAATCCGCAGAGTGCGGAAATCTTTATTCCTTTTTCCGGTTCTGAAGAGAAGAATCCGGGATCATGAAGGCTGTCGCCCAGCAATGCCTTCCGGAAGCGCCGGATAAACCCCGGATACTGGAACAACGAAAGCGATTGACAGATTCAAAACCATGAGAAATAAACTTATTGTTCTGACGGTGATCATCGTGATTGCCATTCAATTGGTCCTTTTTACCGTCCGCGGTGGTGAACCGGCTCATGTTTTCGGTGCATTACGCCAGGTAACGGTTCCTTTCAGCCGGGGTTGGCGTGTTGTGGAGCGGGGTCTGCAGGGATGGAAGGATTTTTTTACATCGAAAAATCAATTGCTTATCGAAAACCGTGGTTTAATCAATGAATTGGGACAGCTCCAAAACGAAAATTCACTGCTGGTAGAAAGGATTCGGGAATTATCCATGATGATGGAGGCGGCGCTCATTGAAAAAAAGATCCCTTTTGAAGTGATCCCAGCCCAGGTCATCGCTCGCGATCCCTATGACTGGCTGGGAAAAATCATTGTGGATCGAGGTATACGGGATGGAATTCGTAGCGGATTGACTGTAGTGACCTACCAGGGAATGGTTGGACGCATAGAAGATGTCTACGATTCCTACTCTGTTGTTCGTCTGATCCTCAGCCCTAAACTGGCTACTGGAGCCGTTATCCAGCGTACGAGAGATATTGGTGTAGTCGTTGGCGACGGGGGGGGGTTGTGTAGCATGAACTACATCTACCGCACTTCGGAAGTAGAAGTGGATGATCTGGTGGTCACCTCCGGTCTAGGTATCAGCACACCACGGGGAATCGTCATCGGACGGGTCCGGGAGGTGAAAGATATCGATGGAAGCCTCTTTAAAGAGGTATCGATTGAACCCGCCAGTGATTTTTCAGTCCTTGAATACCTCTTTGTCATTCGGAGTGCACGCGGGGATGATTAAGACCATCCTGGAGTATGCTCTGGCGGCGGTGGCGTGCATCATATTCATCACTGCAAAAAACAATTTGCTTACCTGGTTTTGGCCCCTTCTCTCCGAGATGAACATCCTTTCGGCGTTCGTTCTATTCGTCCTAGCCCGGGAGAAGCTATGGATCCTGGCAGTTGCGGTTGTCCTCACGGCTGGATTTCTGCTGGATGTCCTATCCTTTTCACCTTTCGGGGTAAACCTATTGTTTGCGTCTTTTCTCTCTGTTCTCGGCTTTATCTGGATTCATCTATTCGAGAAAGACGCACTTGTCCTTGGTGGTTTTTTTCTGGCCGTACCACTGTTCGACTGGTTTTTCATACATTTTATCTCCGTTCTGACCGGTTCGGTACGCAGGGTATCGTTAGAGTATGTCCTGGTTCTTCTTCTGAGTATTCCAATTAATATTCTACTCTTTATGTTCTACCGGTTTATTCTTCCAGAACGCGAGGCCGACTATGTGGAATGAACAGCCGAAAATCCGGATCGAAAAGCGTATTGAAATACTTCTCTGGATTTTTCTGGCAGCATTCGCTTTTCTGGTTATCAGACTCTGGTACCTCAGTATTTTGGAAACCGCTCTGTACCAGCAAAAATCGGAAATGAATCGGATCCGGATAACTTCGCTTCCCGCACCGCGGGGCAATATTTACGATCGCTATGGAAAAATCCTTGCCCAGGACATGCCCCATTATGCCGTCTCCTATTTGCCCGAAAATCTCGAAATGTCTGATATAGTTTCCCGGCTGGAGCGGGTTATTGGACGGTCAATTGATAATCTTCCCCGGGAACGCCCCTCGGGGGAGATCTTGCTCATTGACTCCATTACCTTTGAAGAGGTGATCCGGATCGAAGAAGCGAAACAGGATCTTCCGGGTATTATGGTCGAAGTACGACCCAGTCGTGTATACCCAGGTGACGACACTCTTTCTCATATCATCGGCTATATAGGAAGCATCGGTAAGGAAGAACTGCGGGAAAAAGGCCATCTCGGGTACGGCGCTGAAGACTTGATCGGCAAAAGCGGTATAGAATTATACTATGAAGAGGTCCTCCGGGGCGAGAAGGGCTACCGCCGAATCGAGGTAGACGCTTTGGGTAAAATTGTTCGCATGCTCGATGTTCAACCCCCCCGCTTCAATAACTCGTTGGTTTTGACCGTTGACTATGAATTCCAAAAATTTGGCCACGAACTCCTGCAAGGGAAAAGAGGGGTAATCGTAGCCGGGAAACCGCAAACCGGCGAGATACTGGTTATGGCCACTTATCCGGCATTTAGCCCGAACCGATTGGTGCAAGGACTCACCCATGAAGAGTGGACCCGCCTGATTGAAGATCCCCGCCAGCTTTTTCACAACCAATCTCTACAGTCTCTCCATCCTCCCGGATCTATCTTCAAGCCTCTGCTGGCTCTGGGAGCCCTTGAAGAGAACCTGGTCGACGGGAATCAGCGAATTTTTTGCCCGGGGTATTTCGACTACAATGAGTTTCGATACCATTGTTGGCGGCGTTCCGGACATGGTGCACTCAATCTGGTAGAAGCAATCGCCGTTTCTTGTAATATCTTCTTTTTCCATCTGGGCTTAAAAATCGGTCCAGTGGGGATCAACCGATGGGCGGCAAACTTTCTCTTAAACAGTGGATCGGGAATTGATCTGCCTGGCGAGAAAATTTCCCTTTTTCCCGATGCCCGCTGGAAACGACAACGTTTTGCCGAAAGATGGTTTCCGGGGGATACATTGAATTATTCCATTGGACAGGGGTACCTTTTGATGACGCCTTTTTCCATGTACCGCCTGATCGCCGGCATCGCGACCCGAGGGACGCTTTATCAACCCCATCTCTTGAAACAAATTATTACTAACGATGGGACGCTCGAGCGCGTGAATACACCAAAAGTCGTAAAAAAACTCACCCTCAAGGATTCCACCTGGCACTTGGTTCAAGAAGGAATGAGGCAGGCAGTCCGGAATGGGACCGCCCAGATGTTAGGGGATCTGCCCGTAGCCATAGCGGGGAAAACCGGAACGGCTCAGAATCCGCACGGAGAGGATCATTCCTGGTTTGGCGGATTTTTCCCGGCCGATAACCCAGAGATTGTCTTGTTGGTATTCATTGAACACGGCGGGGACGGGAGCGGAATTGCAACGCGAATCACCAGATCAATGATCGAATGGTATCTGACCCACCGGGGAGGCAGATTATGAAAACCGAACAAATCCTGATCACTGCAACCCTGCTCCTATCGGTTCTCGGCATAGTTGCCGTGTACAGTACTGATCCTTTACGAGAGCATGGATTCGGAACCGCCAGCTTCTACGGGCGGCAAATCATCTGGGCCATCCTTGGCTGGGTCATTTTTATCGCTATACGGCAGATCGATTACCACTGGTTTTTGAAGCTCCACTGGCCGCTGTATTTTTTTGTTCTCCTTTCTCTTATCGCCGTCCTCGTCTATGGCTCCGGGAGCGAAATCGGTGTTCGCAGCTGGTTAATCTACCGTTCCGTACAGCCATCTGAATTTGCCAAAGTCGGATTAATCATTTTTTTGGCTTCCTATCTCTATCGTCAATCCCACCTGATCCAAAGCTGGAGTTTTTATATCCAGTTGGCTATCCTGAGCATGATTCCCAGCTTTCTCATTTTCATCCAACCAGACCTCGGGACCACACTGATTCTGGTGACTCTGTGGTTTTGCGCTATAGTTGTCAGCGGCTTCCACTGGAAAAAGATCATGTTCAGCCTCGCTTTTTTGGGAAGTCTGATTCCCATTTTATGGCCTTTTCTGGCCGATTATCAGAAAAATCGCCTCCTTTCCTTCATCGACCCACACCGAGATCCCTTGGGAAGTGGATATAATGTACTGCAGTCGAAAATCGCCATCGGTGCCGGAGGCTTTATGGGTGACGGACTTTTATCGGGATCGCAGAGCCAGTTGCGTTTTTTACCAGCCCGCCATACCGATTTTATTTTCGCTGCCTGGTGCGAGCAGCTAGGATTTTTAGGAGGTACCTT
This is a stretch of genomic DNA from Atribacteraceae bacterium. It encodes these proteins:
- a CDS encoding IS630 family transposase, translating into MPFLSRKAKLKISEEQVNTLETLTRSRTEPHQRVERATILLSYYRGDTISAIARTLRTNRVKVERTINKALELGMERALDDLPRPGKPPSITPEARAWVVSLACQKPKDLGYSFELWTTRLLADHIRAHCRAAGHPSLEHIARGTVSKILSRYQVKPHRIRYYLEKRDPEFDRKMAEVLHVYHTVQLIAQGEEQPLGAYLSYDEKPGLQAIGSTSEDLPPCPGTHPTFQRDSEYKRFGTVSLLAGIDLLTGEILATVEDRHRSREFVAFLELVDQRYPPHMTINVILDNHSSHISKETRAYLATVPNRFSFVFTPKHGSWLNLIESFFGKMAQSFLRGIRVTSKAELKERIFRYFEE
- a CDS encoding FAD:protein FMN transferase, translated to MQCYLGNDVLGGIAKGYLVDVLQGLPKSRRVFSTLINAGGAVYALERAARVDISHLREVDLIGTVVLSPFDGYPNPFSGVIVASKTTTESGILFTAVLAGGRGAFRLIVESFPKVAILAMTNDRTLIMNPQSAEIFIPFSGSEEKNPGS
- the mreC gene encoding rod shape-determining protein MreC, with the protein product MRNKLIVLTVIIVIAIQLVLFTVRGGEPAHVFGALRQVTVPFSRGWRVVERGLQGWKDFFTSKNQLLIENRGLINELGQLQNENSLLVERIRELSMMMEAALIEKKIPFEVIPAQVIARDPYDWLGKIIVDRGIRDGIRSGLTVVTYQGMVGRIEDVYDSYSVVRLILSPKLATGAVIQRTRDIGVVVGDGGGLCSMNYIYRTSEVEVDDLVVTSGLGISTPRGIVIGRVREVKDIDGSLFKEVSIEPASDFSVLEYLFVIRSARGDD
- the mrdA gene encoding penicillin-binding protein 2; translation: MWNEQPKIRIEKRIEILLWIFLAAFAFLVIRLWYLSILETALYQQKSEMNRIRITSLPAPRGNIYDRYGKILAQDMPHYAVSYLPENLEMSDIVSRLERVIGRSIDNLPRERPSGEILLIDSITFEEVIRIEEAKQDLPGIMVEVRPSRVYPGDDTLSHIIGYIGSIGKEELREKGHLGYGAEDLIGKSGIELYYEEVLRGEKGYRRIEVDALGKIVRMLDVQPPRFNNSLVLTVDYEFQKFGHELLQGKRGVIVAGKPQTGEILVMATYPAFSPNRLVQGLTHEEWTRLIEDPRQLFHNQSLQSLHPPGSIFKPLLALGALEENLVDGNQRIFCPGYFDYNEFRYHCWRRSGHGALNLVEAIAVSCNIFFFHLGLKIGPVGINRWAANFLLNSGSGIDLPGEKISLFPDARWKRQRFAERWFPGDTLNYSIGQGYLLMTPFSMYRLIAGIATRGTLYQPHLLKQIITNDGTLERVNTPKVVKKLTLKDSTWHLVQEGMRQAVRNGTAQMLGDLPVAIAGKTGTAQNPHGEDHSWFGGFFPADNPEIVLLVFIEHGGDGSGIATRITRSMIEWYLTHRGGRL
- the rodA gene encoding rod shape-determining protein RodA, which translates into the protein MKTEQILITATLLLSVLGIVAVYSTDPLREHGFGTASFYGRQIIWAILGWVIFIAIRQIDYHWFLKLHWPLYFFVLLSLIAVLVYGSGSEIGVRSWLIYRSVQPSEFAKVGLIIFLASYLYRQSHLIQSWSFYIQLAILSMIPSFLIFIQPDLGTTLILVTLWFCAIVVSGFHWKKIMFSLAFLGSLIPILWPFLADYQKNRLLSFIDPHRDPLGSGYNVLQSKIAIGAGGFMGDGLLSGSQSQLRFLPARHTDFIFAAWCEQLGFLGGTLLIFSFMVLVWAIMHIAREAKDIEGKYLTTLIAAMFVFQILVNVGMNIGIMPITGLTLPFISYGGSSLVIKMIALGLVCSVNRFKGEN